Proteins encoded together in one Streptomyces sp. B1I3 window:
- a CDS encoding carbohydrate ABC transporter permease, with protein sequence MSLLTAAVRRRGAGALAWHLGALAVLAVVLYPVVWTIGASFKPSADIIGAPELFPGDPVTDNYTRLTEGIADIPISTFFMNSAYIAVGSVIGVVLSCSLTAYAFAKVRFAGRNAMFAVMIGTLLLPYHVLIIPQYVLFQKLELINTFTPLLIGKYLATDAFFVFLMVQFMRGLPRELDEAARLDGCGHLRIYWSIVMPLCRPALITSAIFTFINAWNDFMGPLLYLNEPDNYTVSMGLKMFIDQDAVADYGGMIAMSLVALLPVLAFFTAFQRYLIDGMATSGLKG encoded by the coding sequence ATGAGTCTCCTGACCGCAGCCGTACGACGCCGGGGAGCCGGCGCACTGGCCTGGCACCTGGGGGCCCTCGCCGTGCTCGCCGTGGTCCTCTACCCGGTGGTGTGGACGATCGGGGCCTCCTTCAAGCCCAGCGCGGACATCATCGGCGCTCCGGAACTCTTCCCGGGCGATCCCGTCACCGACAACTACACCAGGCTCACCGAGGGCATCGCCGACATCCCCATCTCCACGTTCTTCATGAACTCGGCCTACATAGCGGTCGGTTCGGTGATCGGAGTGGTGCTGTCCTGCTCATTGACGGCCTATGCCTTCGCCAAGGTCCGTTTCGCCGGCCGCAACGCCATGTTCGCCGTCATGATCGGCACCCTGCTGCTGCCGTACCACGTGCTGATCATTCCGCAGTACGTGCTGTTCCAGAAGCTGGAGCTGATCAACACCTTCACCCCGCTCCTGATCGGCAAGTACCTCGCCACCGACGCCTTCTTCGTCTTCCTGATGGTGCAGTTCATGCGCGGTCTGCCCAGGGAGCTCGACGAGGCGGCGCGGCTCGACGGCTGCGGGCACCTGAGGATCTACTGGTCGATCGTCATGCCGCTCTGCCGGCCGGCGCTGATCACCAGCGCGATCTTCACCTTCATCAACGCCTGGAACGACTTCATGGGCCCCTTGCTCTATCTGAACGAGCCGGACAACTACACCGTCTCGATGGGGCTCAAGATGTTCATCGACCAGGACGCCGTGGCCGACTACGGCGGCATGATCGCCATGTCGCTGGTCGCCCTGCTGCCCGTGCTGGCCTTCTTCACGGCCTTCCAGCGCTACCTGATCGACGGCATGGCCACCTCCGGCCTGAAGGGCTGA
- a CDS encoding carbohydrate ABC transporter permease, with the protein MTHIQTSPGVSPPAGDRSVNKRNGPTGQAPPAGTTRPGRRENLAGYLFMSPWIAGFLFLIAGPMVFSLYLSFTEYNLFDAPRWIGLRNFTDMFADPRWRQSVKVTSWYVLIGTPVKLAAALAVAMLLAQKRWGQSFYRAAFYAPSLIGASVSAAIVWRALFSDGAVVDRTQKLFGVETGGWIGDPEMIIYALIALTVWQFGAPMVIFLAGLKQVPRELYEAAEVDGAGPWRRFFHITLPMISPVLFFNVLLETIHSFQIFGSAYILSNATCGPADATLVYTCYLYEQGFVNSRMGFASAMGWLLLVAVGLVTAVLFWSQKRWVHYEEGGR; encoded by the coding sequence GTGACTCACATCCAGACCTCCCCGGGCGTATCGCCGCCCGCGGGCGACCGGTCCGTGAACAAGCGGAACGGTCCCACGGGCCAGGCGCCACCTGCCGGCACCACGCGTCCCGGCCGTCGCGAGAACCTGGCCGGCTACCTGTTCATGTCGCCCTGGATCGCGGGCTTCCTGTTCCTGATCGCCGGGCCCATGGTGTTCTCGCTGTACCTCTCGTTCACCGAGTACAACCTGTTCGACGCGCCACGCTGGATCGGCCTGCGGAACTTCACCGACATGTTCGCCGACCCGCGGTGGCGCCAGTCGGTCAAGGTGACCTCCTGGTACGTCCTGATCGGCACCCCCGTCAAGCTGGCCGCGGCGCTCGCCGTCGCCATGCTGCTCGCGCAGAAGCGGTGGGGCCAGTCCTTCTACCGGGCGGCCTTCTACGCCCCGTCGCTGATCGGCGCGAGCGTGTCGGCGGCCATCGTCTGGCGGGCACTGTTCTCGGACGGAGCCGTCGTCGACCGGACGCAGAAGCTGTTCGGTGTGGAGACCGGTGGCTGGATCGGCGATCCCGAGATGATCATCTACGCACTGATCGCCCTCACCGTATGGCAGTTCGGCGCACCGATGGTCATCTTCCTGGCCGGCCTGAAGCAGGTGCCGCGCGAACTGTACGAGGCGGCCGAGGTGGACGGAGCCGGCCCGTGGCGCAGGTTCTTCCACATCACCCTGCCGATGATCTCACCGGTGCTGTTCTTCAACGTGCTGCTCGAGACCATCCACTCCTTCCAGATCTTCGGCTCCGCCTACATCCTCTCCAACGCCACCTGCGGGCCCGCCGACGCGACGCTCGTCTACACCTGTTACCTGTACGAACAGGGCTTCGTGAACAGCCGGATGGGCTTCGCCTCCGCCATGGGATGGCTGCTGCTCGTCGCTGTCGGCCTGGTCACCGCCGTCCTGTTCTGGTCCCAGAAACGCTGGGTGCACTACGAGGAGGGCGGCCGATGA
- a CDS encoding SsgA family sporulation/cell division regulator, with the protein MNTTVSCELHLRLVVSSESSLPVPAGLRYDTADPYAVHATFHTGAEETVEWVFARDLLAEGLHRPTGTGDVRVWPSRSHGQGVVCIALSSPEGEALLEAPARALESFLKRTDAAVPPGTEHRHFDLDTELSHILAES; encoded by the coding sequence ATGAACACCACGGTCAGCTGCGAGCTGCACCTGCGCCTCGTTGTGTCGAGCGAGTCCTCACTGCCTGTACCCGCGGGCCTGCGGTATGACACGGCCGATCCCTATGCCGTGCACGCCACCTTCCACACCGGAGCGGAGGAAACGGTCGAGTGGGTTTTCGCCCGTGACCTTCTTGCCGAGGGGCTGCACAGGCCCACCGGCACCGGAGACGTCCGCGTCTGGCCATCCCGAAGTCACGGCCAAGGCGTCGTCTGCATCGCGCTGAGCTCCCCGGAGGGAGAAGCCCTGCTGGAGGCCCCGGCGAGGGCCCTGGAGTCATTCCTGAAGAGGACCGACGCCGCGGTCCCGCCCGGCACCGAGCATCGTCACTTCGACCTCGACACGGAGCTCTCACACATCCTGGCCGAGAGCTGA
- a CDS encoding DsbA family protein → MSDSTPAAPVVLDIWCELECPDCHRALSDIHTLRARYGDRLEVRLRHFPLEKHKHAYAAAQAAEEAVVQGKGWEYIEAVLARTADLARTGEPVLLDVARGLGLDAEEFDTALIDGRHLLIVDADQAEGKAIGVTGTPTYVIGDERLDGGKSQEGLRARIEEIADRLLADRG, encoded by the coding sequence ATGAGCGATTCCACCCCCGCAGCGCCGGTTGTCCTCGACATCTGGTGCGAGCTCGAGTGCCCCGACTGCCACCGGGCCCTCTCCGACATCCACACCCTGCGTGCGCGCTACGGCGACCGGCTGGAGGTGAGGCTGCGCCACTTCCCGCTGGAGAAGCACAAGCACGCCTACGCCGCGGCGCAGGCGGCCGAGGAGGCCGTCGTCCAGGGCAAGGGGTGGGAGTACATCGAGGCCGTCCTGGCGCGGACCGCCGACCTCGCCCGCACCGGCGAGCCCGTACTGCTCGACGTGGCACGCGGACTGGGCCTGGACGCCGAGGAGTTCGACACCGCGCTGATCGACGGCCGGCATCTGCTGATCGTCGACGCGGACCAGGCGGAAGGCAAGGCGATCGGCGTCACCGGCACACCGACCTATGTCATCGGCGACGAGCGGCTGGACGGCGGGAAGAGTCAGGAAGGGCTGCGCGCCCGGATCGAGGAGATCGCCGACCGCCTGCTCGCGGACCGCGGCTGA
- a CDS encoding Tat pathway signal sequence domain protein, producing the protein MSRMPRRTLLKAAAAAGAAAQFSWSLGTTGAAAASGTGETAGPVTLTWLEPGGLGAAPGSTLGVPWPKGQYPKDQHFTLVTEDGKDVPVQSWTTATWPDGSAKWTAHAVGPEAAGAKKFVLGPGAPAAPAHKVTVKNTGSTVTVSTGVITAKMGKTGSSLITSLVRGSTEIAKDGRLVLIRQGEIEDGDQGRESYERFESAVTTTEVEQSGPVRAVVRIEGKHRRGKRSWLPFSVRLYFYAGAESFRMVHTITFDGTQEPGKASGDFIRGLGVRFTVPMRDEAYDRHIRIGGEGTGMLREAVKGITGLRRDPGAAVQAAQFEGTKLPDPATWDQRVTSRLHLIPTWGDYTLSQLSADGFSLRKRTKKGHGWIAAGGGRRASGFAYVGGASGGLAFGLRDFWEKFPAQLDIRDAHTDAAEVTVWLWSPEAEPMDLRFYHDGLGQDTYAEQLEGLNITYEDYEPGFGTPYGIARTSELLFWAHDSTPGASALAQQTEAVRTLPQLVAPPAQLIAAKVFGGLFSPVDRSTPAKAKIEDHLDFLFTYYKDQVDMRRWYGFWDYGDVMHSYDPARHQWRYDVGGYAWDNSELSPDLWLWYAYLRSGRADIFRFAEAMTRHTGEVDVYHLGQWAGLGTRHGIQHYADSAKQQRIANTTYRRFYYFLTADERVGDLMRANVDSDETFLALDPLRKIRTEPYTPDRHALSIGFGTDWSGLVSAWLTEWERGGPQAAKAKARVLATMETIAAQPNGFVQGSGLYDLDTGKFAVAAEPVVSVSHLSAVFGLNELCAELIDLVGLEVPEFEEAYLDYCRYFNATKAEQRARYGSDFGSLILFQGHSRLDAYAAVRTGDGKLAARAWEKFYNSDGYKESAPWRTEKVTGPVTTVPGTEADWVYTNDTALYGLAAIENLALIGDRMPA; encoded by the coding sequence ATGTCCAGGATGCCCCGCAGAACACTCCTCAAGGCAGCAGCGGCGGCCGGTGCCGCCGCACAGTTCAGCTGGTCCCTCGGCACCACCGGCGCCGCGGCCGCATCCGGCACCGGCGAGACCGCCGGACCCGTGACCCTCACCTGGCTGGAGCCCGGCGGCCTCGGCGCGGCCCCCGGATCCACGCTCGGGGTGCCCTGGCCCAAGGGGCAGTACCCGAAGGACCAGCACTTCACACTGGTCACCGAGGACGGCAAGGACGTCCCCGTGCAGTCGTGGACCACCGCCACCTGGCCCGACGGCTCCGCGAAGTGGACCGCCCACGCCGTAGGGCCGGAAGCCGCCGGCGCCAAGAAGTTCGTGCTCGGCCCCGGAGCGCCCGCCGCGCCCGCCCACAAGGTCACCGTCAAGAACACCGGGTCCACCGTCACCGTCTCCACCGGCGTCATCACCGCGAAGATGGGGAAGACCGGCTCCTCGCTCATCACCTCCCTCGTCCGTGGCTCCACGGAGATCGCCAAGGACGGCCGGCTCGTCCTGATCCGCCAGGGCGAGATCGAGGACGGTGACCAGGGGCGCGAGTCGTACGAGCGCTTCGAGAGCGCCGTCACCACGACCGAGGTCGAACAGAGCGGGCCCGTTCGCGCGGTGGTCCGTATCGAGGGCAAGCACCGCAGAGGGAAGCGCTCCTGGCTGCCCTTCTCCGTCCGGCTCTACTTCTACGCCGGCGCCGAATCGTTCCGCATGGTGCACACCATCACCTTCGACGGTACCCAGGAACCCGGAAAGGCGAGCGGCGACTTCATCCGCGGCCTCGGTGTGCGCTTCACCGTCCCGATGCGGGACGAGGCCTACGACCGGCACATCCGCATCGGCGGCGAGGGCACCGGCATGCTCCGTGAGGCCGTCAAGGGCATCACCGGACTTCGCCGCGACCCCGGAGCCGCCGTCCAGGCAGCGCAGTTCGAGGGGACGAAGCTGCCCGATCCCGCCACCTGGGACCAGCGCGTCACCAGCCGCCTCCACCTCATCCCCACCTGGGGTGACTACACCCTGAGCCAGCTGTCCGCCGACGGGTTCTCCCTGCGCAAGCGCACCAAGAAGGGCCACGGCTGGATCGCGGCGGGCGGTGGCCGGCGGGCCTCCGGCTTCGCATACGTCGGCGGGGCGAGCGGTGGGCTCGCCTTCGGCCTGCGGGACTTCTGGGAGAAGTTCCCCGCCCAGCTCGACATCCGCGACGCGCACACCGACGCGGCCGAGGTCACCGTGTGGCTCTGGTCGCCCGAGGCCGAGCCGATGGACCTGCGCTTCTACCACGACGGTCTCGGCCAGGACACCTACGCCGAGCAGCTCGAAGGCCTCAACATCACCTACGAGGACTACGAACCCGGCTTCGGCACCCCGTACGGCATCGCCCGCACCAGCGAACTCCTCTTCTGGGCCCACGACTCCACCCCCGGCGCCTCCGCCCTCGCGCAGCAGACCGAAGCCGTCCGCACCCTTCCCCAGCTCGTCGCGCCCCCGGCCCAGCTGATCGCCGCGAAGGTCTTCGGCGGGCTCTTCTCCCCGGTCGACCGATCGACACCGGCCAAGGCGAAGATCGAGGACCACCTCGACTTCCTCTTCACGTACTACAAGGACCAGGTCGACATGCGGCGCTGGTACGGCTTCTGGGACTACGGCGACGTCATGCACTCCTACGACCCGGCCCGTCACCAGTGGCGCTACGACGTCGGCGGCTACGCGTGGGACAACTCCGAGCTCTCGCCCGACCTCTGGCTCTGGTACGCCTACCTGCGCTCCGGGCGTGCCGACATCTTCCGCTTCGCCGAAGCCATGACCCGGCACACCGGTGAGGTCGACGTCTACCACCTCGGGCAGTGGGCCGGCCTCGGCACCCGGCACGGCATCCAGCACTACGCCGACAGCGCCAAGCAGCAGCGCATCGCCAACACCACCTACCGGCGCTTCTACTACTTCCTCACCGCCGACGAACGCGTCGGCGACCTCATGCGTGCCAACGTCGACTCCGACGAGACCTTCCTCGCCCTCGATCCGCTCCGCAAGATCCGCACCGAGCCCTACACACCCGACCGGCACGCCCTGTCCATCGGTTTCGGTACCGACTGGAGCGGGCTGGTCTCCGCGTGGCTCACCGAATGGGAGCGCGGCGGTCCGCAGGCCGCGAAGGCGAAGGCCCGCGTCCTCGCGACCATGGAGACGATCGCCGCACAGCCCAACGGCTTCGTCCAGGGCAGCGGCCTGTACGACCTCGACACGGGGAAGTTCGCCGTCGCCGCCGAGCCCGTCGTCAGCGTCTCGCACCTCTCGGCGGTCTTCGGCCTGAACGAACTGTGCGCCGAGCTCATCGACCTCGTCGGCCTCGAGGTACCGGAGTTCGAGGAGGCGTACCTCGACTACTGCCGGTACTTCAACGCGACCAAGGCAGAGCAGAGGGCGCGCTACGGCTCCGACTTCGGCAGTCTCATCCTCTTCCAGGGCCACTCCCGGCTCGACGCCTACGCCGCGGTCCGGACGGGCGACGGGAAACTCGCCGCCCGGGCCTGGGAGAAGTTCTACAACAGCGACGGGTACAAGGAGTCGGCCCCCTGGCGGACCGAGAAGGTGACCGGCCCCGTCACCACCGTCCCCGGCACGGAGGCCGACTGGGTCTACACCAACGACACCGCGCTCTACGGACTCGCCGCCATCGAGAACCTCGCCCTCATAGGCGACCGCATGCCCGCCTGA
- a CDS encoding ABC transporter substrate-binding protein codes for MSRNSGIDRRQMLKLAGLSAAGLGLTAAGCGSGGGSGSGGTVTIRHSWWGADDRAKKIQQCITLFEKKHPKIKVKTDFQQYGDFWKKFNTQAAGGNPPDVIQNAVTFLRKYEAKNVLLDLGPQAEKGNLDLTGFRAGLEKFAEVDGKLLGVPVGSNSMALVIDEKVYEKAGVAPEIGWTWDDWYAGLQKIRSSQNIPGDAGPHGVMYLYDLILRQNGKAFFTEDGMGFGEAELLPYWTEALERVKKGLYADQKKVEQIKPAFATTHGLSAGEFTWDNFSVRYSAEGRSSYGLAPIPSTDGKRTGQYLGSLMLSGSARTKHPAEVATFISFMTHDLEVARIMGYDRGVPATTAQFEAYQPADAPNKAIAAYETAIADAGLLEPITPHPAGADVVEAAFLRIGADLSLGKASPEDSVKQFLSEAKTALASN; via the coding sequence ATGTCTCGGAACAGCGGCATCGACCGACGGCAGATGCTGAAGCTGGCCGGTCTCTCGGCGGCCGGTCTCGGGCTGACAGCGGCTGGTTGCGGCTCGGGCGGAGGCAGTGGCTCCGGTGGCACGGTGACCATCCGGCACTCCTGGTGGGGCGCCGACGACCGGGCGAAGAAGATCCAGCAGTGCATCACCCTCTTCGAGAAGAAGCATCCGAAGATCAAGGTGAAGACGGACTTCCAGCAGTACGGGGACTTCTGGAAGAAGTTCAACACCCAGGCGGCCGGCGGCAACCCGCCCGACGTCATCCAGAACGCCGTGACCTTCCTGCGCAAGTACGAGGCGAAGAACGTGCTCCTCGACCTCGGCCCCCAGGCCGAGAAGGGGAACCTCGACCTCACAGGCTTCCGCGCCGGACTGGAGAAGTTCGCCGAGGTGGACGGCAAGCTGCTCGGTGTACCGGTCGGCAGCAACTCGATGGCCCTGGTCATCGACGAGAAGGTCTACGAGAAGGCAGGGGTCGCTCCCGAGATCGGCTGGACCTGGGACGACTGGTACGCGGGCCTGCAGAAGATCCGGAGCAGCCAGAACATCCCCGGTGACGCCGGGCCGCACGGAGTGATGTACCTCTACGACCTGATCCTCCGCCAGAACGGCAAGGCGTTCTTCACCGAGGACGGCATGGGATTCGGCGAGGCCGAACTGCTGCCCTACTGGACGGAGGCCCTGGAGCGGGTGAAGAAGGGCCTCTACGCCGACCAGAAGAAGGTCGAGCAGATCAAGCCCGCCTTCGCGACCACCCACGGGCTGTCCGCCGGCGAGTTCACCTGGGACAACTTCTCCGTCCGCTACAGCGCGGAGGGCAGGAGCAGCTACGGCCTGGCGCCCATTCCCAGCACCGACGGCAAGAGGACCGGGCAGTACCTCGGCTCCCTGATGCTCAGCGGATCGGCGCGCACCAAGCACCCCGCCGAGGTCGCCACCTTCATCAGCTTCATGACCCATGACCTGGAAGTCGCCCGCATCATGGGCTACGACCGCGGAGTACCCGCCACCACCGCGCAGTTCGAGGCCTATCAGCCCGCCGACGCACCGAACAAGGCGATAGCCGCGTACGAGACCGCGATCGCGGACGCGGGACTCCTGGAGCCCATCACCCCGCACCCGGCCGGTGCCGACGTGGTCGAGGCGGCCTTCCTGCGCATCGGTGCCGACCTCTCGCTGGGCAAGGCCTCGCCGGAGGACTCGGTGAAGCAGTTCCTCTCCGAGGCCAAGACCGCCCTCGCCTCGAACTGA
- a CDS encoding GNAT family N-acetyltransferase, whose translation MTTTLRPTGPIQHGADGARSRTYDVCDNGRPVGSVGISTDPAFGPTAGILQALRIEEPHRRRGRGTIAVLAVEEVLRGWGCTQVRLVAPAGDEPARRLAAALGYSERSRNMLKTLAPAVPALPDGVTGRPMTEREFAAWASTSTEAYARNWIERGVPEEQARHKSETDHATKLPEGLATPGMSFHVLVRADETLGHLWVARHETPGGDEIGYVFDVEVAEGHRGHGYGRALMHLAEDLTLGAGLTRLGLHVFASNTPALRLYESLGYETTRYNLAKGL comes from the coding sequence ATGACAACGACCCTCCGGCCCACCGGGCCGATCCAGCACGGCGCCGACGGCGCCCGGTCCCGCACGTACGACGTCTGCGACAACGGACGTCCCGTCGGGAGCGTCGGCATCAGTACCGACCCGGCGTTCGGGCCGACGGCCGGCATCCTGCAGGCGCTCCGCATCGAGGAGCCGCACCGCAGACGCGGTCGCGGCACCATCGCCGTGCTCGCCGTGGAGGAGGTGCTGCGCGGCTGGGGCTGCACCCAGGTCCGCCTGGTGGCGCCGGCGGGCGACGAACCCGCCCGGCGCCTCGCCGCCGCGCTCGGGTACTCCGAGCGCAGCCGCAACATGCTCAAGACGTTGGCCCCGGCCGTTCCCGCGTTGCCGGACGGGGTCACCGGCCGCCCGATGACCGAGCGGGAATTCGCCGCGTGGGCGAGCACCAGCACCGAGGCGTACGCGCGGAACTGGATCGAACGGGGTGTCCCCGAGGAGCAGGCCAGGCACAAGTCCGAGACGGACCACGCCACGAAACTGCCGGAAGGGCTCGCCACCCCGGGCATGAGCTTCCACGTCCTCGTCCGTGCCGACGAGACGCTCGGGCACCTCTGGGTGGCACGGCACGAGACGCCCGGGGGCGACGAGATCGGCTACGTCTTCGACGTCGAGGTGGCTGAGGGGCATCGGGGGCACGGCTACGGCAGGGCGCTGATGCACCTGGCCGAGGACCTCACGCTCGGCGCGGGGCTCACCCGGCTGGGGCTGCACGTCTTCGCGTCCAACACGCCCGCTCTGAGGCTGTACGAGTCGCTCGGCTACGAGACGACCCGGTACAACCTGGCCAAGGGCCTGTAG
- a CDS encoding CGNR zinc finger domain-containing protein: protein MLIPHDTRIALDTVVELVNTAPESEPADGLADVAALYDFAERHHISGVGVLGEKDLSAVREVRSRFAEIFAAPDARTAADLVNALVAAAGTTPQLTDHDGYDWHVHYFAPDASLADHLAADCGMALAFFVVAGEQERLRRCEAPDCRHAFVDLSRNRSRRYCSSRTCGNRLHVAAYRARRREAAG from the coding sequence GTGCTGATCCCCCACGACACCCGGATCGCCCTCGACACGGTGGTCGAGCTGGTGAACACCGCGCCGGAGAGCGAGCCCGCCGACGGACTCGCCGACGTCGCCGCGCTCTACGACTTCGCCGAGCGCCATCACATCAGTGGTGTCGGCGTCCTCGGGGAGAAGGACCTGAGCGCCGTCCGGGAGGTACGGAGCCGCTTCGCCGAGATATTCGCGGCGCCCGACGCCCGCACCGCCGCCGATCTCGTCAATGCGCTGGTGGCCGCCGCGGGCACGACCCCCCAGCTCACGGACCACGACGGCTACGACTGGCACGTCCACTACTTCGCGCCGGACGCCTCGCTGGCCGACCACCTCGCGGCCGACTGCGGCATGGCGCTGGCGTTCTTCGTCGTGGCGGGCGAGCAGGAGAGGCTGCGGCGGTGCGAGGCACCGGACTGCCGGCACGCCTTCGTCGACCTGTCGCGCAACCGCTCCCGGCGCTACTGCTCCAGCCGCACCTGCGGCAACCGGCTCCACGTCGCCGCGTACCGGGCCCGTCGCCGCGAAGCGGCCGGCTGA
- a CDS encoding TIGR02611 family protein, with product MNAESDERKEVAASVAPEPAAGDERQAERELGSRAPAFIRASRVLHLSWQVGIFVAGLAVVGAGVVMLPLPGPGWLVIFGGMAIWATEFVWAQLVLRWTKRKVTEATQRALDPKVRRRNVILTAVGLVIIAVLVGIYVWKFGITMPWKIEQ from the coding sequence ATGAACGCGGAGAGTGACGAGCGGAAAGAGGTCGCCGCATCGGTGGCCCCGGAACCCGCTGCGGGGGACGAGCGGCAGGCGGAGCGTGAGCTGGGATCGCGGGCGCCCGCATTCATCCGGGCGTCGAGGGTGCTGCACCTGAGCTGGCAGGTCGGCATCTTCGTCGCCGGCCTCGCCGTGGTCGGCGCGGGCGTCGTGATGCTGCCGCTGCCCGGACCGGGGTGGCTGGTGATCTTCGGCGGCATGGCGATCTGGGCGACCGAGTTCGTGTGGGCGCAGCTCGTCCTGCGCTGGACCAAGCGCAAGGTCACCGAGGCCACCCAGCGGGCCCTCGACCCCAAGGTCCGGAGGCGCAACGTCATCCTGACCGCCGTCGGACTCGTGATCATCGCCGTGCTCGTCGGGATCTACGTCTGGAAGTTCGGCATCACGATGCCGTGGAAGATCGAGCAGTGA
- a CDS encoding LacI family DNA-binding transcriptional regulator, which translates to MARVAGIKDVARQAGVSVGTVSNVINRPEAVLPDTRARVLAAIEELGYVRSESARQLRAGRSRIMALLVLDMGNPFFVDIARGAERAARDAGLGVMVCNSGQSQEEESEYLGLFAEQRVCGVLITPADATGANLEAFARHRIPYVLVDRVAASTENCAVSVDDVRGGMLAVGHLVSAGHRSVAYVSGPGDLHQIRDRREGALAALAEAGYGPEALVEIPSDRLDVAAGRDAGARLLGLVPRPTAVFCANDLLALGVLQSLYAAGVRVPQDVAIVGYDDIEFAAAAAVPLTSVRQPAVVMGRMAAELLLEEADYGSGSHEHRSVVLQPELVVRASSAAPR; encoded by the coding sequence GTGGCGCGTGTGGCAGGGATCAAGGACGTGGCCCGGCAGGCGGGCGTCTCGGTGGGCACGGTCTCCAACGTGATCAACCGCCCCGAGGCGGTGCTGCCCGACACCCGCGCCCGGGTGCTCGCGGCGATCGAGGAGCTGGGTTACGTACGCAGTGAGTCGGCCAGGCAGCTCAGGGCGGGCCGGAGCCGCATCATGGCCCTGCTCGTCCTCGACATGGGTAATCCCTTCTTCGTGGACATCGCCCGCGGCGCCGAGCGTGCCGCCCGGGACGCCGGGCTGGGCGTCATGGTCTGCAACAGCGGCCAGAGCCAGGAGGAGGAGTCCGAGTACCTCGGGCTCTTCGCCGAGCAGCGGGTCTGCGGCGTGCTGATCACCCCCGCCGATGCCACGGGCGCCAACCTCGAGGCGTTCGCCCGCCACCGGATCCCCTACGTGCTGGTCGACCGGGTCGCGGCCTCCACCGAGAACTGCGCGGTCTCCGTGGACGACGTGCGCGGCGGCATGCTGGCCGTAGGGCACCTCGTGTCCGCAGGCCACAGGTCGGTCGCCTACGTGAGCGGCCCCGGCGACCTGCACCAGATCAGGGACCGCCGGGAGGGCGCCCTCGCGGCCCTCGCGGAGGCGGGGTACGGCCCCGAGGCCCTCGTGGAGATCCCCTCCGACCGCCTGGACGTGGCGGCCGGCCGTGACGCCGGGGCCCGCCTGCTCGGCCTCGTGCCCCGGCCGACCGCCGTCTTCTGCGCCAACGACCTGCTGGCCCTCGGTGTGCTGCAGTCGCTGTACGCCGCCGGTGTCCGGGTGCCGCAGGACGTCGCCATCGTCGGGTACGACGACATCGAGTTCGCCGCGGCCGCCGCCGTACCGCTCACCTCGGTCCGACAGCCCGCCGTGGTGATGGGCAGGATGGCGGCGGAGCTCCTCCTGGAAGAGGCGGACTACGGGAGCGGCAGCCACGAGCACCGCAGTGTCGTCCTCCAGCCGGAGCTTGTCGTCCGCGCCTCGAGCGCCGCCCCGCGCTGA